One window of the SAR202 cluster bacterium genome contains the following:
- the erpA gene encoding iron-sulfur cluster insertion protein ErpA, producing MTPLTITITENAAKHVRDFTGRQSEENVSLRVGVKGGGCSGLTYDLSIDSEYLETDKVIEEHGITILIDKKSYIFLAGTILDYSGGLNGKGFVFSNPNAKTTCGCGTSFSV from the coding sequence ATTAACTATAACAATAACTGAAAATGCTGCTAAGCATGTACGAGATTTCACGGGACGCCAATCTGAAGAAAATGTTTCACTACGAGTGGGGGTTAAAGGTGGAGGTTGTTCGGGATTAACCTATGATCTAAGCATTGATAGCGAATACCTTGAAACAGATAAGGTTATTGAAGAACACGGGATCACTATACTTATTGATAAAAAAAGTTATATCTTTTTAGCAGGAACCATATTGGATTATTCAGGTGGATTGAATGGAAAAGGATTTGTATTTAGCAACCCAAATGCTAAAACTACTTGTGGTTGTGGAACATCTTTTTCTGTCTAA